GTACGGTCAGAAGAACCATCATCCACAAAAATGAACTCTGCATTGGTATAAGTCGTTTTCAGCAAACTGTTTAAAGTTTGTACTACAGTCACCTCCTCATTATAAGCAGGGATGATGATACTCACTTTCATCACTGGATCTTTCAACAACAATAAACTATCTTTTTTACTTGATATTTTTTGTTTAACAGCTAAAATCGCAATAAAAATACTTCTCAGCATGGCTAAGATAATGGCCATGATAAACACGTAGTTTAAAATCAGTGTTCCGTAAGAGAACACATTCAGGAACAATGTATTTCCCGACATAATAAAACCATTTCCACCCGAATTAACCGGAGGCATCAGCTCATCTTTTTTCTTACCGATCAGATTTCCTATCGTTACAAATTCATAACCTTTATCCTTGAAATATTTGATAATTCTTGGCAGAGCTGCCACAGTAGCTGCGCGGTTACCACCAGCATCATGTAACAACAGCACGTTCCCGTTATCCTGGTACTTGACAACCGCGTTAAAGATTTCATCAGCACTAATTCCCGGGCGCCAATCCTGAGGGTCAATAGACTCCCCGATATTGATATAATTCTGATCCCTGCTTTGTGCTACCGGGAGAATCTCTGCCGAAGTTGAAGGCTCTGCATCCGCATTAAACGGAGGCCTGAACAAAATTGTACTATGTCCGGTTACAGACTCAATCAGTTTTCTTGTGGCATTCAACTCAAAATTCACCCTTTCCGGCCCTACTTTTGACATGTCGGGATGGAAAAAAGTATGGTTACCAATCTCATAACCCAGGTTAAACTCCTTCAATAGAAGCCCCATATTCTGCTCTGCCATAATCCCTACCACAAAGAAGCTGCCTGGTACCTTTTCCTTTTGTAAGATATCAATAATCTGAGGCGTATAAACCGGATCAGGTCCATCATCAAAAGTCAATACAATCTTTTTCTCTGCATGGCCATATCTGCGAATGGTATATTTTGTAGGAAGATCGACATAAATCTGATCCGCAATCACAAAATTCTGAGTATCCAGCTTCACATCAATCTTACCCTGTTTAGGCACTGATACTAAATCCAGGACCTCACCTTCACCAGAGTAATCAATTCTATCATTTAACCCGATATGAGTCAATCTTTTGATATCCACACCACTTTTTCTTACCGAATCGATACTCAGATCTTTAGAAATGAAAGACCATAATCTTGGATCTTCAGCCCCCATACGCCAGATCGCAATACCTGCAACATCCCAGTCGTCGGCTTTTCTGATCAGGTTAAAATTGGTTGCAGCATCCGTAAAATACACCTGGTGATGTAAACCAGACTCATCTGTATAATTATAATTCAGATTCGCTGAAATTGGGTCATACTTTATTTTCCCGCCATATCTGCTAGCATTGGCAATAGCCTGCTGATAGGTCACATTTTTTCCGACATCCTGATCCGGCCAGTCATATCCATAACAAGCAAGCGCAAGGATAACTTTTTCAGAAGAAATCTTTTCACATATTTTATCCAGCTGCTCCTCTACCCACTGTTGGTGAGAAACATCACCCGCATTACTACTTTCGCTATGCTGATCATAAGCCATTACAAAAATATAATCATTATACATTGATAAGATCTGCAAGTTATAATCATCATTTTCCGGAGAAATATCCTGTGTTACAATCAGGTTCTGCGCATGCAGCTTATCGTACAGGTTCTTTTGGAATTCGGCCAGTGGGGCATCAGACTTTTCTTTGATTTCTTCGAAGTCAATATTTACACCATGAAAACCGTATTTCTTTAGAGATTTAATCAGGTTAGCAATAAACCTGTTTTGTAAAGACTTATTTTGCAGCAACTTGTGGATTGCATTTCCATCAAAACGATCTTTACTAAAGTTGGAAACCATCGCGATGGCTACTTTTTTATGCTTATT
The sequence above is drawn from the Pedobacter cryoconitis genome and encodes:
- a CDS encoding glycosyltransferase; this encodes MPEKQIFQTTKKSRWITFQWVTRMLLIVFIIASACVAYTLLSNHYPNLPIINSTATLSKKQIEQIKKSKTYSDFKISKRRLLRIQEHQKLNRLKHPNNKARINAGFYVNWDPQSLTDLKDHIKQLDMVVTESFFIKNGADTLIDQVNVEAMQVINKHKKVAIAMVSNFSKDRFDGNAIHKLLQNKSLQNRFIANLIKSLKKYGFHGVNIDFEEIKEKSDAPLAEFQKNLYDKLHAQNLIVTQDISPENDDYNLQILSMYNDYIFVMAYDQHSESSNAGDVSHQQWVEEQLDKICEKISSEKVILALACYGYDWPDQDVGKNVTYQQAIANASRYGGKIKYDPISANLNYNYTDESGLHHQVYFTDAATNFNLIRKADDWDVAGIAIWRMGAEDPRLWSFISKDLSIDSVRKSGVDIKRLTHIGLNDRIDYSGEGEVLDLVSVPKQGKIDVKLDTQNFVIADQIYVDLPTKYTIRRYGHAEKKIVLTFDDGPDPVYTPQIIDILQKEKVPGSFFVVGIMAEQNMGLLLKEFNLGYEIGNHTFFHPDMSKVGPERVNFELNATRKLIESVTGHSTILFRPPFNADAEPSTSAEILPVAQSRDQNYINIGESIDPQDWRPGISADEIFNAVVKYQDNGNVLLLHDAGGNRAATVAALPRIIKYFKDKGYEFVTIGNLIGKKKDELMPPVNSGGNGFIMSGNTLFLNVFSYGTLILNYVFIMAIILAMLRSIFIAILAVKQKISSKKDSLLLLKDPVMKVSIIIPAYNEEVTVVQTLNSLLKTTYTNAEFIFVDDGSSDRTVELVKEHFSQLPNIKIYTKPNGGKASALNFGIALAEADFVICIDADTQLKTDAIHELMRYFYDEEIAAVAGTVKVGNKINLITNWQSIEYITAQNMDRRAFDILNTITVVPGAIGAFRKQVILEVGGFTTDTLAEDCDLTMRILRAGYTVRNCDTAIAYTEAPETVNMLLKQRLRWSFGVMQSFWKNRKTILNKKYGYFGMVGMPNILIYQIILPLFSPLADFFMVLSIITGLFSLSSVNSLTLEGMGSLLSLDNGFGQVFFFYCVFILVDLFFAGIAFRMEKESYKKLIYIIPQRFYWRQLMYLVLFRSVRKALKGELEGWGVLKRTGNVKEQS